In Ectothiorhodospira sp. BSL-9, a single window of DNA contains:
- the egtD gene encoding L-histidine N(alpha)-methyltransferase — MPANAQRLNSPADEREVFLQDMLTALSGRPKQTSPKYFYDEVGSRLFDRICELPEYYPTRTERRILEQHGAEMARTLGPRVMLVEPGSGSSTKVPLILKHLREPAAYVPMEICLEHMVANLGPLEAAFPQLEILPVAADFTRPFSLPTPRLRARRRVVFFPGSTLGNFTPEEARELLRTLRRVVGHGGALLLGVDLQKPSEVLIPAYDDAQGVTAAFNLNLLERANRELGADFNIGNFKHRAVWNADAGRIEMHLVSRCPQAVHLAGEMFHFATDEAIITEYSHKYTHPALQLLAAETGFAAHRTWEDEKGWFSLQYWVAVD; from the coding sequence ATGCCGGCAAACGCACAACGCCTCAATTCCCCCGCCGACGAGCGGGAAGTGTTCCTGCAGGACATGCTCACGGCCTTGTCGGGTCGCCCGAAGCAGACCTCGCCCAAGTACTTCTACGATGAAGTGGGCTCGCGCCTGTTCGATCGGATCTGCGAGTTGCCCGAGTATTACCCCACGCGTACCGAACGGCGCATCCTTGAGCAGCACGGCGCCGAGATGGCCCGGACCCTGGGGCCGCGTGTGATGCTGGTGGAGCCGGGCAGTGGCAGCAGTACCAAGGTACCGCTGATCCTGAAACACCTGAGAGAACCCGCCGCTTATGTGCCCATGGAGATCTGTCTGGAGCATATGGTGGCCAATCTGGGGCCTCTGGAGGCCGCGTTCCCGCAATTGGAGATTCTGCCGGTGGCGGCAGACTTCACCCGGCCATTCTCGCTACCCACGCCGCGACTGCGGGCGCGGCGCCGGGTGGTGTTCTTTCCTGGCTCCACGCTGGGCAATTTCACCCCTGAAGAGGCACGGGAGTTGCTGCGTACCCTGCGCCGGGTGGTCGGTCATGGGGGCGCGTTGTTGCTGGGCGTGGATCTGCAAAAGCCATCCGAGGTGCTCATTCCTGCCTACGATGACGCTCAGGGCGTCACCGCCGCCTTCAACCTCAACCTGCTGGAGCGTGCCAACCGGGAGCTGGGCGCGGATTTCAATATCGGCAACTTCAAGCACCGGGCGGTGTGGAACGCAGACGCGGGACGCATCGAGATGCATCTGGTCAGCCGTTGTCCCCAGGCCGTGCACCTGGCTGGCGAGATGTTCCACTTTGCCACCGACGAGGCCATCATCACCGAATACAGCCACAAGTACACCCACCCGGCCCTGCAGTTGCTGGCGGCCGAGACAGGCTTTGCCGCGCATCGCACCTGGGAGGACGAGAAAGGGTGGTTCAGCCTTCAGTACTGGGTGGCGGTGGACTGA
- a CDS encoding GGDEF domain-containing protein translates to MLIRPLNERDQEDINSGDHTHLLGANQVHREDLETLYGQLVDYAGFHFKEEEALMKTMGLDARHVDTHVQMHRDFLEDVTRLHGSLIQDTPRASKQLLDYLIHWLAFHILGQDQHMARQIEAIRIGTSPGAAYADAEKTSHEHVEPLVNALSALFTQVSERNRQLVQFNQSLEARVEARTRELTEANRQLQVLSLTDALTGLPNRRHAMQHLEALWEESCRLGKPLACMMIDADHFKEVNDTYGHEAGDHVLVELARTLRHTLRNDDIVCRLGGDEFLVLCPATPLRGALYIAEQIKDAVAAMRVPTGAGAWQGSSSIGVAVRTPAMTHPDELIKRADDSVYLAKRAGKNCVRSANEEPHLKGSAIGN, encoded by the coding sequence TTGCTGATCAGGCCCCTTAACGAACGTGATCAGGAGGACATCAATTCGGGTGATCACACTCACCTACTGGGTGCCAACCAGGTTCATCGGGAGGACCTGGAAACGCTGTACGGGCAACTGGTCGATTATGCAGGCTTTCATTTCAAGGAAGAGGAAGCGCTGATGAAGACGATGGGCCTGGACGCCCGCCATGTGGATACCCATGTACAGATGCATCGGGATTTTCTCGAGGACGTCACGCGGCTGCATGGGTCACTGATTCAGGACACCCCCCGGGCCAGCAAACAGCTTCTCGACTATCTGATCCATTGGCTGGCCTTCCACATCCTGGGCCAGGATCAGCACATGGCGCGGCAGATCGAGGCCATCCGCATAGGCACCTCCCCCGGGGCAGCCTATGCCGACGCGGAGAAAACCAGCCATGAGCATGTCGAGCCACTGGTGAACGCCTTGAGCGCCTTGTTTACTCAGGTTTCCGAGCGCAACCGGCAACTGGTTCAGTTCAACCAATCCCTGGAGGCACGGGTAGAGGCGCGAACCCGAGAGCTCACCGAGGCCAACCGCCAGTTGCAAGTGCTATCGCTTACGGATGCGCTCACCGGCCTGCCGAACCGACGTCATGCCATGCAACACCTTGAGGCGCTTTGGGAAGAGTCCTGCCGATTGGGCAAACCCCTGGCCTGCATGATGATCGACGCGGATCACTTCAAGGAAGTGAACGACACCTACGGCCATGAAGCTGGTGATCATGTGCTGGTCGAACTGGCAAGAACCCTGCGGCACACGCTGCGCAATGACGATATCGTCTGTCGACTGGGTGGCGACGAGTTTCTGGTGCTATGCCCGGCCACTCCGCTGCGGGGTGCCCTGTACATTGCCGAGCAGATAAAGGATGCAGTAGCCGCCATGAGAGTCCCCACGGGGGCTGGGGCATGGCAGGGCAGTTCCAGCATTGGCGTCGCGGTGCGCACGCCCGCCATGACCCACCCGGATGAACTCATCAAGCGGGCAGACGATAGCGTCTATCTTGCCAAGAGAGCGGGCAAGAACTGCGTGCGTTCCGCCAACGAGGAACCCCATCTCAAGGGCTCCGCCATCGGGAACTGA